One genomic segment of Zerene cesonia ecotype Mississippi chromosome 27, Zerene_cesonia_1.1, whole genome shotgun sequence includes these proteins:
- the LOC119837385 gene encoding uncharacterized protein LOC119837385 encodes MASSFIVVLFAILHPSLSFQPLSKEQHIEKFNKINEDVEPFRRNLTECARQVKASMVDVENFLKRIPQTTMQGKCFVACILKRNSIIVKNKVVKENLLDANKAVYGEDSEVMSRLKLAIAECGDVVEGIFEICEYASVFNDCMHMKMEHVLDKVTMERRMEALGQMTSDPDTWTEEDDEILKLVKDEL; translated from the coding sequence ATGGCATCGAGCTTTATTGTTGTACTATTTGCAATCTTACATCCATCTTTATCCTTTCAACCTCTAAGCAAGGAACAACACattgaaaaattcaataaaattaacgaaGATGTGGAACCGTTTAGAAGAAATTTGACGGAATGCGCGCGTCAAGTGAAAGCATCAATGGTAGAcgttgaaaactttttaaaaaggaTCCCACAAACAACCATGCAGGGCAAATGTTTCGTTGCGTGCATTTTGAAACGCAATTccataattgtaaaaaataaggtCGTAAAAGAGAACCTTCTAGACGCGAATAAAGCCGTGTACGGTGAAGACAGTGAAGTAATGTCGCGACTGAAATTGGCCATAGCGGAATGTGGCGATGTAGTTGAGGGGATTTTTGAAATCTGCGAATACGCATCTGTTTTTAACGACTGTATGCATATGAAAATGGAACATGTATTGGATAAAGTCACAATGGAGCGGAGGATGGAGGCTCTTGGACAAATGACGTCCGACCCTGATACGTGGACTGAGGAGGACGACGAAATTTTGAAACTAGTTAAGGATGAACTTTAA